One region of Microbacterium sp. M28 genomic DNA includes:
- the metG gene encoding methionine--tRNA ligase, which translates to MPAGESFYITTPIYYPSDVPHIGHGYTSVAVDTLARWHRQAGDDTWMLTGTDEHGQKMLRAAAANNVTPQEWVDKLVTESWFPLLNTLDVANDDFIRTTQERHETNVQVFFQRLYDAGYIYAGEYEALYCVGCEEFKPESEIVDGTGPFEGLKVCAIHSKPLELLQEKNYFFKLSEFQDRLLELYKTEPDFVRPHSARNEVVSFVSQGLKDLSISRSTFDWGIPLPWDESHVIYVWVDALLNYATAVGYGSDEAQFERRWPAYHVVGKDILRFHAVIWPALLMAAGLDVPKGVFAHGWLLVGGEKMSKSKLTGIAPTEITDVFGSDAYRFYFLSAIAFGQDGSFSWEDLSARYQAELANGFGNLASRTVAMIERYFEGIVPPAGEYTEADLAIQKIVADAATAADAAIDQFRIDEAITRIWTIVDALNGYITENEPWALARDDEQRSRLGTVLYTCAEGLRALAVLLSPVMPQATEKLWISLGAAESIGRLRDQPIREAGAWGILKPGTNVNGLAPLFPRVESQA; encoded by the coding sequence ATGCCCGCAGGCGAATCCTTCTACATCACCACGCCCATCTACTACCCGTCCGACGTGCCCCACATCGGCCACGGGTACACGTCGGTGGCCGTCGACACGCTCGCGCGCTGGCACCGCCAGGCGGGCGATGACACGTGGATGCTCACCGGCACCGATGAGCACGGTCAGAAGATGCTGCGGGCCGCCGCCGCCAACAACGTCACTCCGCAGGAGTGGGTGGACAAGCTCGTCACCGAGAGCTGGTTCCCGCTGCTGAACACCCTCGACGTCGCCAACGACGACTTCATCCGCACCACGCAGGAGCGGCACGAGACCAACGTGCAGGTGTTCTTCCAGCGCCTGTACGACGCCGGCTACATCTACGCGGGCGAGTACGAGGCGCTGTACTGCGTCGGCTGCGAGGAGTTCAAGCCGGAGTCCGAGATCGTCGACGGCACCGGCCCCTTCGAAGGCCTGAAGGTCTGCGCGATCCACTCCAAGCCGCTCGAGCTGCTGCAGGAGAAGAACTACTTCTTCAAGCTCAGCGAGTTCCAGGACCGGCTGCTCGAGCTGTACAAGACCGAACCCGACTTCGTGCGCCCGCACTCCGCGCGCAACGAGGTCGTCTCGTTCGTCAGCCAGGGCCTGAAGGACCTCTCGATCTCGCGCTCCACGTTCGACTGGGGCATCCCGCTGCCCTGGGACGAGTCGCACGTCATCTACGTGTGGGTGGACGCGCTGCTCAACTACGCCACCGCGGTCGGCTACGGCTCGGATGAGGCGCAGTTCGAGCGCCGTTGGCCCGCCTATCACGTGGTCGGCAAGGACATCCTGCGCTTCCACGCCGTCATCTGGCCCGCGCTGCTGATGGCCGCGGGGCTCGACGTGCCCAAGGGGGTCTTCGCGCACGGCTGGCTGCTGGTCGGCGGCGAGAAGATGTCCAAGTCCAAGCTCACGGGTATCGCGCCGACCGAGATCACCGATGTGTTCGGCTCCGACGCCTACCGGTTCTACTTCCTGTCCGCGATCGCGTTCGGCCAGGACGGCTCGTTCAGCTGGGAGGACCTCTCCGCCCGGTACCAGGCCGAGCTCGCCAACGGTTTCGGAAATCTCGCGTCGCGCACGGTCGCCATGATCGAGCGCTACTTCGAGGGGATCGTTCCGCCGGCCGGCGAATACACCGAGGCCGATCTCGCGATCCAGAAGATCGTCGCGGATGCCGCGACAGCCGCGGATGCCGCGATCGATCAGTTCCGCATCGACGAGGCGATCACGCGGATCTGGACCATCGTCGATGCTCTCAACGGTTACATCACCGAGAACGAGCCGTGGGCCCTCGCCCGCGACGACGAGCAGCGCTCCCGTCTCGGCACGGTCCTCTACACCTGCGCCGAGGGGCTGCGCGCGCTCGCCGTGCTGCTCTCGCCCGTCATGCCGCAGGCCACCGAGAAGCTGTGGATCTCGCTGGGGGCCGCCGAGAGCATCGGCAGGCTGCGGGATCAGCCGATCCGCGAGGCCGGCGCATGGGGCATCCTGAAGCCGGGGACGAACGTCAACGGTCTTGCCCCGCTGTTCCCCCGCGTGGAGTCGCAGGCTTGA
- the rsmI gene encoding 16S rRNA (cytidine(1402)-2'-O)-methyltransferase, producing MIILAATPIGNLGDASRRLIEVLENAEVVAAEDTRTTQRLLQALKIENRPRLIALHDHNEKHKAAELVALAAEQDVVLVSDAGMPAVSDPGYGVVAAAVEAGVTVTAIPGPSAVLMALAISGLPTDRFAFEGFLPRKPGERRSALVALAGEQRTMVFFESPSRLASSLADMGAAFGDDRRIAVCRELTKLYEEVRRGTASELVAWAEQGVKGEIVVVVEGAAPVETSAEDASAQVQALVASGIRLKDACAEVAAATGLSSRDLYQQALAARTR from the coding sequence GTGATCATCCTGGCCGCCACACCGATCGGCAATCTCGGCGACGCGTCCCGGCGCCTGATCGAGGTCCTCGAGAACGCCGAGGTGGTCGCAGCCGAGGACACCCGAACGACGCAACGGCTGCTGCAGGCCCTGAAGATCGAGAACCGCCCGCGCCTGATCGCCCTGCACGATCACAACGAGAAGCACAAGGCCGCGGAACTGGTCGCCCTCGCCGCCGAGCAGGACGTCGTGCTCGTCAGCGACGCGGGGATGCCGGCGGTCAGCGATCCCGGATACGGCGTCGTCGCCGCTGCCGTCGAGGCCGGAGTCACCGTCACCGCGATCCCCGGCCCGAGCGCGGTGCTCATGGCGCTCGCGATCTCGGGGCTGCCGACAGACCGGTTCGCGTTCGAGGGCTTTCTGCCGCGGAAACCGGGGGAGCGGCGCTCCGCGCTCGTCGCGCTCGCCGGTGAACAGCGCACCATGGTCTTCTTCGAATCTCCCTCCCGGCTCGCATCGAGCCTGGCTGACATGGGCGCGGCCTTCGGCGATGACCGCCGCATCGCGGTCTGCCGCGAGCTGACGAAACTGTACGAAGAGGTGCGTCGCGGCACGGCATCCGAACTCGTCGCCTGGGCCGAGCAGGGCGTCAAAGGCGAGATCGTCGTCGTGGTCGAAGGCGCCGCGCCCGTCGAGACCTCCGCAGAGGATGCCTCCGCGCAGGTCCAGGCGCTCGTCGCCTCCGGCATCCGGCTCAAGGACGCCTGCGCCGAGGTCGCCGCCGCCACCGGGCTGAGCTCGCGCGACCTTTATCAGCAGGCCCTCGCCGCCCGAACGCGCTGA
- a CDS encoding class I SAM-dependent methyltransferase — protein MTDASIADAYDARATEYTAILGSLDQMDAVDRRGIEAWRDATPGRLLDAGCGPGHWTQFLHDGDRDAVGADLSSQLLAAARTRFPDPWFEQADLRALPFEDASFDGILAWYSLIHTPPAELPEILAELARVLRPGGSVLIGFFDGIPRQPFAHAVTTAYFWDADALGVLLRDAGFVVTAQERRERTAGEASARPHGSVTATLHTATAPAGA, from the coding sequence ATGACCGATGCCTCGATCGCGGATGCCTACGACGCCCGCGCAACCGAGTACACCGCGATCCTCGGTTCGCTCGACCAGATGGATGCCGTCGACCGGCGCGGCATCGAAGCCTGGCGCGACGCCACTCCTGGTCGGCTCCTCGACGCGGGCTGCGGGCCAGGGCACTGGACGCAGTTCCTGCACGACGGCGATCGTGATGCGGTCGGCGCCGATCTGTCCTCGCAGCTCCTCGCGGCGGCGCGGACGCGATTCCCCGACCCGTGGTTCGAGCAGGCCGACCTCCGAGCGCTCCCGTTCGAGGACGCCTCGTTCGACGGCATCCTCGCCTGGTACTCGCTGATCCACACGCCGCCGGCCGAGCTCCCCGAGATTCTCGCGGAGCTCGCCCGCGTGCTGCGGCCGGGCGGCTCCGTGCTGATCGGCTTCTTCGACGGCATCCCGCGGCAACCGTTCGCGCATGCCGTCACGACCGCATACTTCTGGGATGCCGACGCGCTCGGCGTCCTGCTCAGGGATGCCGGATTCGTCGTCACCGCGCAGGAACGCCGCGAGCGGACCGCCGGGGAGGCGAGTGCACGCCCGCACGGCTCTGTGACGGCGACGCTCCACACCGCCACCGCGCCGGCAGGCGCGTAA